TGACATAGGGATGCGCCCAAAGGAGCACGACATACAGCAAAATTCCCAGCCCGATATCGCGCCAGCCAAGCGCGCCTTTGGCAAGCCCCGCGACGTCAAACCGTCGAGTCCCGTCAAGGATTGCCTTGTATTCGGCCACGTCCATGTGGCGGGCGCGGATTTTTTCCATCCGCCAGAACCCGGCAATGGCAAAAACCGTCGCCCCGCCGAAGAACATGAAAGCCACCAGATCACCATTGGGCACGATATGCCCAAGTCCCCACAACATCATGCCCAAAAGCAGCGGATGACGGGTCAAACGGTTGATCCCCGGGCGCGCCGGATCAAAGCCCTTTTTTCGTCCTATCGACAAAGGACAGGGTTGAATAATCGCCGCAGCCCACAAAATACAGGCAGGCAGCATGAAGGTCAGCGTCACATGGTTTTGCCAGATTTCGTAGGGCCACAGCGCGATGAAGTCCGCATGACGCACTTCATAAATGACCCACCCCAGCAGGAACAGCGACGTGACCGAAAACGTTATAATATATGCCGTGTGACCGATCCTTGCCGTGATCGCACCGCGCAGAAGACCGGGCACGATATGCCCCGCCATAAACACCGCGACTGAAACGAAAAACCATGTCAAATGACGATCTCCCCTTTACATTGACGCGCTGTCATGCAAATTGCGCATCTTTCCGCGTGCAGCAAACCGGTCGTCAAACTGGTCCCGATTGGTCCAAAATGGCTAAGACCCTTGCGCCGCGTGATATTAGCGGATACGTCTGTATCCCTGTTTGACTTCGGACAATAAGCACCTGCCTATGGATTTTCCACCGGGCAGACAAAGAAACACGGAATATACTCGAAATGAGCTGGACGCCGGAAAAGATTGAACTGCTGACCTCGCTCTGGAATCAGGGCTGGACCACAGCACGCATCGGTGAAGAACTGGGCGTTGGCAAAAACGCCGTCGTTGGCAAGGCACACCGCCTTGGCCTGCCCAAGCGCCCCTCCCCGATCCAGCGCCGCGCCGAAGAGAGCGAGCCGAAAAAGGCACCGACCCCGAAAGTGCAGAGCAAAGGCATCAGCATCTTTGATCTCGGTGCCGGTATGTGCCGCTGGCCGTTCGGTGATCCGGGCGATGAAGACTTCCATTTCTGCGGCAAGAAATCTGTGCCGAGCAAACCTTACTGCGACGAACATTGCGCAGCCGCCTATCTGAACGGCAAAAACCCGCGCGAAGACGGCCCGCGGAATGTTCCGGGTCGCCCGAATGCGCCGCATATGTCGCACGGTCCCAAAAAGTAACAGTCTGGCTGTCGCTGACCTTAACGGTCTTCGCGCACGCCCAATTAAAAAGCCGCCCTCTTCCGATGGGCGGCTTTTTCTGTTTCGGGTCCAGTCCTATTTCGACTGAAGGACATATTGGGCAAAACCGTTTTCATCCTCGCCGACAAAGCTGATATTGTCGGGTGCGTTCATTGCCGAGGATGCCTTGGGACTGGTGACAAACGTCACCTTGGATGCCTCCCCGATGGGGGCCAGGCTCCAGTTGCCGTCGGCCTTCGGATCGATTTCCTTTTCCTCAAGGATATAGTTCGCCAGAACCGTACGGTTTTCATCGGGTGCTTCGATGATGATGCTTGAACCATCAAGTCCCGGGAAATTGCCCCCGCCGCCAGCACGGTAATTATTGGTCGCAACCACGAATTTCTGATCGTCGGCAACCGGCTTGCCATCATAGGTCAGATTGATGACGCGGTGTGCATCCTTGTTTACCACCTCGCCCGATGCGTTGTATCGGGCCGGTTGGGTTACATCGATCTGGTAATTGACCCCGTCGATAACATCAAAGTTATAGGTCGGGAATGTCTCGTTGATCAGCGGCTGCTCTTCCCGGCTGTTCGGGTCAATCTGATTGAACTGTACGGCCGACATTTCCAACCATTCACGGACCTGCGCACCATCAAGCAGCACCGCCCGCAATGTATTGGGATAGATATAAAGATCGGCAACGTTCTTTAGTGCGATCTTGCCTTCGGGGATGTCGGTGAAATATTCCGGGCCGCCACGGCCACCGGCCTTGAACGGTGCCCCCGCCGACAGGATCGGCATCCCGTCATATTCCGATCCCTTCAGGATACGTTCCAGATACCATTTCTGGGCATTGGTCACGATCTGGATCGACGGATCATCCGCC
The Thalassospira xiamenensis M-5 = DSM 17429 DNA segment above includes these coding regions:
- a CDS encoding NnrU family protein; this encodes MTWFFVSVAVFMAGHIVPGLLRGAITARIGHTAYIITFSVTSLFLLGWVIYEVRHADFIALWPYEIWQNHVTLTFMLPACILWAAAIIQPCPLSIGRKKGFDPARPGINRLTRHPLLLGMMLWGLGHIVPNGDLVAFMFFGGATVFAIAGFWRMEKIRARHMDVAEYKAILDGTRRFDVAGLAKGALGWRDIGLGILLYVVLLWAHPYVIGVDPSAVIGG
- a CDS encoding GcrA family cell cycle regulator, whose amino-acid sequence is MSWTPEKIELLTSLWNQGWTTARIGEELGVGKNAVVGKAHRLGLPKRPSPIQRRAEESEPKKAPTPKVQSKGISIFDLGAGMCRWPFGDPGDEDFHFCGKKSVPSKPYCDEHCAAAYLNGKNPREDGPRNVPGRPNAPHMSHGPKK